From the Psilocybe cubensis strain MGC-MH-2018 chromosome 6, whole genome shotgun sequence genome, the window TGGTGCCAAGAACTTAAATACCAAGGCCACAGCTGCAGGCACAGCCGCGATGGACGCTGTGAAGAAGTCCATCAACACTACCGCCATACCTGCAGCTCGTAATGCTATCAACTCAGCCAAAGCCTCCGCATCAGCTTCAAAACCCAAGGCTCCGTTGCCATTTAGCAAGATGGACCGGTACGTTGATATGTCAGAGACGTCAAGTACTCGCTCATCAAGCACTAGTtctttctctcccttttctgATCATCGTGCTGTGTCTCCAAAATCACATATGATTGTCACtgccacctccgcctccgcttCTTCCCTGACGAACACCACCAATGAAACCACCGTCAACGCCATTACATCTGAATCTGACTGCACGACCGATAATGAAACCGCTATCACAACCACCACTAATTCCAACGAAACTATCAAACCTGCTCCTATAATCGATCCCATGTCATTCATACCACGATCTATATTCGCATTTGCTTAATTACTTGGCATTGTAttcatatcatcatcaccatcttcatcatccaaatTGTATCCATATCATGTTTTCCATTTGTTGTATCTGATAGTCGCGCGAGAGCTGAGCGGGAGAGCAAGTTGAGGGCAATGCAAGCGCGGGCAAAGAAAGGAGTGCGTCCATCCATCCCAATACGTATTAATCCTCTGGCTGGCATGCTAAACATACCCGTATTTTCCAGTTGCTGAGTGAGGAAGAGAAAGCTATTCTTGCTGCGGAGGAAGCCGCCGcgcaggaaaagaaagattgtGTTATTATGTAGACAGTACACCGTCGGTTGGCGACCGGCGACGGGATGCTCACAGTGGATTTGCTATATTTATGTCAGTCCATGTACACTTACCCAATATACCAGGACAGGATCTATGGAGTGGCCTTTTAATTTATTGCCGTGTTACCGTTCCCGCGTGTTCCAATATTACAGAAGGCATTTGAAGAACTTACTTTGCTTAAGACCTTTCAGACCGAGAGTAGAAGCGCGTAGTTGTAGAGAGAAATGAAACAACAATATAGTACAGAAAGCAATTACATGACTCAAcgtttcctcttcttcgcccCGCGCGTCGAAGGCGCACCCCGCGGTGCGCCTGCACGCCCTCTTCGCCCAGCTTTTGGTGGTCGTCCACGCGTTGGCTTTGGCGATGCCTCTGCCGCTGATAAACGGAACCAGTGTACAATAAGTCTCGAATGAAAACATCAAATAAAAGGCCACAATACCAGGTGATGGTTCGCGCATCTCCGTGTCCTCATCTTCCGCATATTCTGTCCCAGCATCCGTGCCAGTGACCACACTCTCCCTCGGCGTCTCCGGCGCGCCTCCCTCGTCCCCGCTCTCCAGCGTCAGCGCGCTGCTATCGCTGTCTCCACCCACGAGCCCCGCAAGATTCAGTTTGCTCCGCGCGCTCTTTGTTCCGCGCTTCCGCCCCGCCCCGCGTTTGTTGCCAGACGTTGACGCGGATGCACGTGGACTAGGCGCGGCCGTGGCCGCAGTGGGTATAGACATAGGAGCCGGGGAGGTCGCGGGGGTCGAGGGTAGAGACGCGGTAGAGCGCAGGCGACGCTGCGCAATAATAGGCTCAAACTCTTCGTACGGCAGCGAGAACTCTTCGCGGAAGAACGGGTGCGCGGCGAGGTTCTCGGATGGGGATGGTGATCGGATTGAGACAGGTGATGAATTGGATTTGCCCGAGAGGTACCCCTGCGCTTCGATGTCCTGTGTTAAAACATAAAAGAGATGGGCGCCAAAGACAGAGGAATGGGAAAGTTTATTTAATATGCGACGTTTTGAACCTCGCTGCGGGTGCAGCGGTTGTGTGCGAGGGGGATGTGTAGTACAGAAAGACTCACGATAGCATCCAACGCGTCGAGGTCGTAGCACTCGCGCAGCTTCTCCCAGATAGTTTCTACATGGACCGAGCGACCTGTTTCCTTGAGAATGGCATTGCGTATGGCGAGAACGTGGAAGTAGCGGTGTATACCGACGGGGCGGGCGCGCATGATGGAACGGAAGAAGGAAATCTCGCCCTCGACGGAGCTGAGAAATGCATGCTCGTCCGCTCGTTCCCCAGGCATGGCGACTGTCATTGAATGCGGATATTGCAGCGGGCAGCTGGGCGGGCGTGAAAGAGATGCAGTGGCGGGCGTGAACGACTTGTGACTTGGCAAAGGGCGTATATGTTTGGCAACAGCCTTGGAAGGCAATAATATTCTACGCGCACCGTGTCCTG encodes:
- a CDS encoding MRG/MORF4L-binding protein, which gives rise to MTVAMPGERADEHAFLSSVEGEISFFRSIMRARPVGIHRYFHVLAIRNAILKETGRSVHVETIWEKLRECYDLDALDAIDIEAQGYLSGKSNSSPVSIRSPSPSENLAAHPFFREEFSLPYEEFEPIIAQRRLRSTASLPSTPATSPAPMSIPTAATAAPSPRASASTSGNKRGAGRKRGTKSARSKLNLAGLVGGDSDSSALTLESGDEGGAPETPRESVVTGTDAGTEYAEDEDTEMREPSPAAEASPKPTRGRPPKAGRRGRAGAPRGAPSTRGAKKRKR